From a region of the Acidimicrobiales bacterium genome:
- the rpmA gene encoding 50S ribosomal protein L27: MSKTKGGGSTRNGRDSEAKRLGVKVYAGTEIKAGAIIVRQRGTKFHPGDNVGRGGDDTLFALAPGVVRFGSRKGRKLVSVVPHDTPDSGA, encoded by the coding sequence ATGTCGAAGACCAAGGGCGGCGGTTCCACCCGGAACGGCCGTGACTCAGAAGCCAAGCGCCTCGGCGTGAAGGTCTATGCCGGCACCGAGATCAAGGCCGGCGCGATCATCGTGCGCCAGCGCGGCACCAAGTTCCACCCCGGCGACAACGTCGGGCGCGGCGGCGACGACACGCTGTTCGCCCTGGCGCCGGGCGTGGTCCGGTTCGGTTCCCGCAAGGGCCGCAAGCTGGTCAGCGTCGTACCGCACGACACGCCCGACAGCGGCGCCTGA
- a CDS encoding HD domain-containing protein → MEFDAPRHLADGPIHWAHGPSRAAFVGGEVRSRAQREPAGDQGRLAPGATESLGAGNRAVAEEPDPFRTCFERDLDRIQHSRAFRRLAGKCQVFIAPDDDHLRTRLTHAIEVAQVAVSIARPVGCNVALTAAAATGHDCGHGPAGHASEGALSPFVDGGYHHAVYGADVVLAPMNLCAETLDAVRNHSWNRPAPITPEGEIVAWADRIAYVCHDFEDAATAGIVHARDLPDDVAGVVGRDRRGQLHRFITAMVETIGETGVVAMRATEAEALAAFRAFNYERIYLRPESVEQADRAARLISDLTDWYAANPAARQAEGGEPSSGAPPVPRSDAAVAAAVQHVSGMTDRFAQRAALEHLGWAPSALPRTA, encoded by the coding sequence ATGGAGTTCGACGCGCCGCGCCACTTGGCCGACGGCCCGATCCACTGGGCCCACGGGCCGAGCCGTGCCGCGTTCGTGGGCGGCGAGGTGCGGAGCCGCGCCCAGCGGGAGCCGGCCGGCGATCAGGGCCGCCTCGCGCCAGGTGCCACGGAGTCGTTGGGCGCCGGCAACCGGGCGGTGGCCGAGGAGCCGGACCCGTTCCGGACCTGTTTCGAGCGCGACCTCGATCGCATCCAGCACAGCCGGGCCTTCCGCCGCCTCGCCGGCAAGTGTCAGGTCTTCATCGCTCCCGACGACGACCACCTCCGCACCCGCCTCACCCACGCCATCGAGGTGGCGCAGGTCGCGGTGAGCATCGCCCGGCCGGTCGGCTGCAACGTGGCGCTGACGGCGGCCGCTGCCACCGGCCACGATTGCGGCCACGGTCCCGCGGGGCACGCGTCGGAAGGCGCGCTGTCGCCGTTCGTCGATGGCGGCTACCACCACGCGGTCTACGGGGCCGATGTCGTGCTGGCGCCCATGAACTTGTGCGCGGAGACGCTGGACGCGGTCCGCAACCACTCGTGGAACCGACCCGCCCCGATCACCCCCGAAGGCGAGATCGTGGCGTGGGCCGATCGCATCGCGTATGTCTGCCACGACTTCGAGGACGCGGCCACCGCGGGCATCGTCCACGCTCGGGACCTGCCCGACGACGTGGCGGGCGTGGTCGGTCGCGACCGCCGCGGGCAGCTCCACCGCTTCATCACCGCCATGGTCGAGACCATCGGCGAGACAGGAGTGGTGGCCATGCGGGCCACCGAAGCCGAGGCGCTGGCGGCATTCCGGGCGTTCAACTACGAGCGGATCTACCTCCGGCCCGAGTCGGTGGAGCAGGCCGACCGGGCGGCCCGCCTGATCAGTGATCTCACCGACTGGTACGCCGCCAACCCCGCGGCGCGCCAAGCCGAAGGAGGTGAGCCCAGCTCAGGTGCGCCGCCGGTGCCGCGCTCCGACGCGGCAGTAGCCGCGGCAGTGCAGCACGTGAGCGGGATGACGGATCGCTTCGCGCAGCGAGCCGCGCTCGAACATCTGGGGTGGGCGCCCAGCGCCTTGCCCCGAACTGCCTGA
- a CDS encoding Rne/Rng family ribonuclease produces MADHGQPDETSGSDTGSGAVPAPTAAPRKPQIGDTRPAPPPAPKASGGDDSAGSRSDGLSASAKRRRRRNRSRSGSGSGAAGAKSAGGTAGNGAAGAPRPTQKSAPTAAGKETTATGKESGGQPASARSGNRSARRRGKATPKPKPVEAVTSDEPVELSDDALEQRRGKARNGQPVGRYSMVVHQHAEATQIAVLEGRSLLEFYVSRPTDDVNLIHGNIYLGRVQNVLPGMEAAFVDIGTPKNAVLYRGDVHYDPDDVESKGDAPRIEDVLKAKQSILCQVTKNPIGVKGARLTQEISLPGRFVVLVPNSTTFGISKRLSDNERKRLRSILDRVKPKQHGVIIRTAAEGITGEEIERDVRRLLSQWEQIEALANGSRAPTLLYREPDMAVRVIREEFNKDYRKVIIDDRALYEEVREYVASVSPALADRVEYYDPEREPLPVFERYHVYEQLQKALDRKVWLPSGGSLIIDHTEALTVIDVNTGKNVGKSNLEDTVFKNNLEAAQEIAKQLRLRDIGGIIVIDFIDMEIRKNRDEVVRVFREALARDKTRTQVFEISDLGLVEMTRKRIGEGLLVSFADECPHCAGRGMILDASLLG; encoded by the coding sequence ATGGCCGACCACGGTCAGCCCGACGAAACGTCCGGTTCCGACACCGGCAGCGGGGCCGTTCCGGCCCCGACCGCCGCACCCCGTAAGCCACAGATCGGCGACACGAGACCAGCCCCGCCCCCCGCCCCGAAGGCATCCGGTGGCGACGACAGCGCAGGATCCCGGTCCGATGGCCTGTCGGCGAGCGCCAAACGACGGCGTCGCCGCAACCGCAGCCGCAGCGGCAGCGGCAGCGGCGCAGCCGGAGCCAAGTCGGCAGGGGGTACGGCGGGCAACGGTGCTGCTGGCGCGCCGCGTCCGACCCAGAAGTCGGCGCCGACCGCGGCCGGCAAGGAGACGACAGCCACGGGCAAGGAAAGCGGCGGCCAACCGGCCTCCGCCAGGAGCGGCAACCGCTCCGCCCGCCGCCGAGGCAAGGCGACCCCGAAACCCAAGCCGGTCGAGGCCGTCACCAGCGACGAGCCGGTCGAGCTCTCCGACGACGCGCTCGAGCAGCGGCGCGGGAAGGCCCGCAACGGCCAGCCGGTGGGTCGGTACTCGATGGTCGTGCACCAGCACGCGGAGGCCACCCAGATCGCGGTGCTCGAGGGACGGTCGCTGCTCGAGTTCTACGTGTCCCGCCCCACCGACGACGTCAACTTGATCCACGGCAACATCTACCTCGGCCGGGTCCAGAATGTGCTGCCCGGCATGGAAGCGGCCTTCGTCGACATCGGGACCCCGAAGAACGCGGTGCTGTACCGAGGCGACGTCCACTACGACCCCGACGACGTCGAGAGCAAGGGCGACGCGCCCCGGATCGAAGACGTGCTGAAGGCCAAGCAGTCGATCCTGTGCCAGGTCACCAAGAACCCGATCGGCGTGAAGGGTGCCCGTCTCACCCAGGAGATCTCCCTGCCGGGCCGGTTCGTGGTGCTCGTCCCGAACTCCACGACGTTCGGGATCTCCAAGCGACTGTCGGACAATGAACGCAAGCGACTCCGGTCGATCCTCGACCGGGTGAAACCCAAGCAGCACGGGGTGATCATCCGCACCGCGGCGGAGGGGATCACAGGTGAAGAGATCGAGCGGGATGTCCGCCGGCTGCTGTCGCAGTGGGAGCAGATCGAGGCGCTCGCGAACGGGTCCAGAGCACCGACGCTGCTGTACCGCGAGCCCGACATGGCGGTCCGCGTGATCCGCGAGGAGTTCAACAAGGACTATCGCAAGGTCATCATCGACGACCGCGCGCTGTACGAAGAAGTGCGCGAGTACGTGGCCAGCGTGTCACCCGCCCTGGCGGACCGGGTGGAGTACTACGACCCCGAGCGTGAGCCGCTGCCGGTGTTCGAGCGCTACCACGTGTACGAACAGCTCCAGAAGGCGCTCGACCGCAAGGTCTGGCTGCCGTCGGGCGGGTCGCTCATCATCGACCACACCGAGGCGCTGACGGTCATCGACGTGAACACCGGCAAGAACGTCGGCAAGTCCAACCTCGAGGACACGGTCTTCAAGAACAACCTCGAAGCGGCGCAGGAGATCGCCAAGCAGCTCCGTCTGCGCGACATCGGTGGCATCATCGTGATCGACTTCATCGACATGGAGATCCGCAAGAACCGCGACGAGGTCGTTCGGGTGTTCCGAGAGGCGCTGGCCCGCGACAAGACCCGCACCCAGGTGTTCGAGATCTCCGACCTGGGGTTGGTCGAGATGACCCGAAAGCGCATCGGGGAGGGTCTGTTGGTGTCCTTCGCCGACGAATGCCCCCACTGCGCCGGCCGGGGCATGATCCTCGACGCCTCGCTGTTGGGCTGA
- a CDS encoding MoxR family ATPase: protein MPRFESVDAVRDDLRKVDYLADESIAGIVYLADRLGKPVLVEGPAGTGKTQLAKSVAEITGARLIRLQCYEGLDESKALYEWNYKKQLLRIQAERVVSGDDDGTESHTWTDIETDIFSDEFLLTRPLLEAIRADEPVVLLIDEVDRVEVETEALLLEILSDYQVSIPELGTITAKQIPLVFLTSNNTRELSEALKRRCLFLHIDYPDMDREKLIVETKVEGITESLADQVARIVRSIRQLELKKAPSVSETLDWARTLMLLGIDQIDAETATNTSNILLKYQSDIAKAAREFAQDAQGAKAFAPGPK from the coding sequence ATGCCACGCTTCGAGTCTGTCGACGCCGTCCGGGACGACCTGCGCAAGGTCGATTACCTCGCCGATGAGAGCATCGCGGGGATCGTTTACCTCGCCGACCGCCTCGGCAAGCCGGTGCTGGTCGAGGGCCCGGCAGGCACGGGCAAGACCCAGCTCGCGAAGTCGGTGGCCGAGATCACCGGCGCCCGTCTGATCCGCCTCCAGTGCTACGAGGGGCTCGATGAGTCGAAAGCGCTGTACGAGTGGAACTACAAGAAGCAGCTGTTGCGGATCCAGGCTGAGCGCGTGGTGTCCGGCGACGACGACGGCACCGAGTCGCACACGTGGACCGACATCGAGACCGACATCTTCTCCGACGAGTTCCTGCTCACCCGGCCGTTGCTGGAAGCCATCCGCGCCGACGAGCCGGTCGTGCTGCTGATCGACGAAGTCGACCGAGTGGAAGTCGAGACCGAGGCGCTGCTGCTCGAGATCCTGTCCGACTACCAGGTCTCGATTCCCGAGCTCGGCACCATCACCGCGAAGCAGATCCCGTTGGTGTTCCTCACCTCCAACAACACCCGTGAGCTGTCCGAAGCCCTCAAGCGGCGCTGCCTGTTCTTGCACATCGACTATCCCGACATGGACCGCGAGAAGCTCATCGTGGAGACCAAGGTCGAGGGCATCACCGAGTCGTTGGCCGACCAGGTCGCGCGCATCGTCCGGTCGATCCGTCAGCTCGAGCTGAAGAAGGCGCCATCGGTGTCCGAGACGCTCGACTGGGCCCGCACGTTGATGCTGCTCGGCATCGACCAGATCGACGCCGAGACCGCCACCAACACGTCGAACATCTTGCTCAAGTACCAGAGCGATATCGCCAAGGCGGCCCGCGAGTTCGCGCAGGATGCGCAAGGCGCCAAGGCGTTCGCCCCCGGGCCCAAGTGA
- a CDS encoding TIGR03936 family radical SAM-associated protein, which translates to MTRVRVRFTKHGKVRFTSHRDTARIWERALRKASIEVAYSEGFSPRPKLHFGLALPTGYESDAEYLDVDLAGAAGVDEITTFPDRLTTALPIGMAATAAETLEPGAPSLQQAVTVCGWRVAVPGLGRDDLVATVERALAATELFVTRTRKGVETTDDVRPCIAALDVGSTTDHGTELIAELGTQPRALRPAELLAALDPAPTEGLVTRTHQWIEHDGERREPLVATRPAEVGAVAPSAPARPEAPHATARAS; encoded by the coding sequence ATGACCCGGGTGCGCGTGCGGTTCACCAAGCACGGCAAAGTGCGCTTCACGAGCCACCGCGACACCGCCAGGATCTGGGAGCGGGCGTTGCGGAAGGCCTCGATCGAGGTCGCCTACTCCGAAGGTTTCTCGCCTCGCCCGAAGCTCCACTTCGGCTTGGCGCTGCCGACCGGCTACGAGTCGGATGCCGAGTACCTCGACGTAGACCTCGCCGGCGCCGCCGGCGTGGACGAGATCACCACCTTCCCCGACCGCCTCACCACGGCCCTCCCCATCGGGATGGCCGCCACGGCGGCCGAGACCCTCGAGCCTGGCGCTCCGTCGCTCCAGCAAGCCGTCACTGTCTGCGGCTGGCGAGTGGCGGTCCCCGGGCTCGGTCGCGACGACCTCGTGGCAACGGTCGAGCGAGCGCTCGCCGCGACGGAGCTGTTCGTGACCCGCACCCGCAAGGGTGTCGAGACCACCGACGACGTGCGGCCGTGCATCGCTGCGCTCGACGTCGGCAGTACCACCGACCACGGGACCGAGCTCATCGCCGAGCTCGGCACCCAGCCCCGTGCGCTTCGCCCGGCCGAGCTCCTCGCTGCGCTCGACCCGGCACCCACGGAGGGGCTGGTCACCCGCACACACCAATGGATCGAGCACGACGGGGAGCGCCGGGAACCACTCGTGGCCACCCGGCCCGCCGAGGTGGGTGCAGTCGCACCCTCGGCACCGGCCCGCCCCGAAGCTCCGCACGCGACGGCGCGTGCGTCATGA
- the rplU gene encoding 50S ribosomal protein L21: MYAVIKTGGKQYRVTEGEQLAVERLGDDVDEVTFTPLLVVDGEAVVSGEALSAAKVTARVVGDAKGPKITGFTYKNKTNQRTRWGHRQKLHTIEITGISKG, translated from the coding sequence ATGTACGCAGTCATCAAGACCGGTGGAAAGCAGTACCGCGTGACCGAGGGCGAGCAGCTCGCGGTCGAACGCCTCGGTGACGACGTCGACGAGGTGACGTTCACGCCGCTGCTGGTGGTCGACGGCGAAGCGGTGGTGTCGGGCGAGGCCCTGTCCGCCGCCAAAGTGACCGCCCGCGTGGTCGGCGACGCCAAAGGCCCGAAGATCACCGGGTTCACGTACAAGAACAAGACCAACCAGCGCACGCGGTGGGGCCACCGCCAGAAGCTGCACACCATCGAGATCACCGGCATCTCGAAAGGCTGA
- the proB gene encoding glutamate 5-kinase, whose product MTKADATPPAKPSKRGMVVAKIGTSSVTDRAGRIDHAAVQKFCDGVAALRNDGHQVVVVTSGAISAGLPALGWSGDRPRDAVTLQAVAAVGQARLLQVYEEALAHHDLVCGQVLLVPLDFMVRQQYLHARGTLERLLELGVVPVVNENDATADDEIRFGDNDRLAALVAHLVRADVLVLLTDTAGLYTADPRIDEGASLIEEIVALDAEVSAEVGGAGTQRGSGGMASKLAAARIAAWSGVRAVIASASRPGVLADAVAGEAGVGTIVRPLDRRLPARKLWIAFAVGSSGTVVVDEGARRALVEGNRSLLPAGVVEVRGIFRADEAVEVSGPDGSVFAKGLVRCGSTDLAEMAGRHTSLLPAGAPHEVIHRDDLVVLPEG is encoded by the coding sequence GTGACGAAGGCCGACGCAACCCCGCCCGCGAAGCCGTCGAAGCGAGGGATGGTTGTCGCCAAGATCGGAACTTCCTCGGTGACCGACCGCGCGGGCCGCATCGACCACGCGGCCGTCCAGAAGTTCTGCGACGGTGTCGCAGCGCTCCGCAACGATGGCCACCAGGTCGTGGTCGTCACGTCCGGCGCGATCTCGGCCGGCCTACCGGCGCTCGGTTGGTCGGGCGACCGACCCCGCGACGCGGTCACCCTCCAAGCGGTGGCCGCCGTGGGCCAGGCCCGGCTCCTCCAGGTATACGAGGAGGCGTTGGCGCACCACGACCTCGTGTGCGGGCAGGTCCTGTTGGTGCCGCTCGACTTCATGGTGCGCCAGCAGTACCTCCATGCCCGCGGCACGCTCGAGCGACTGCTCGAGCTCGGCGTCGTCCCGGTCGTCAACGAGAACGACGCCACCGCCGACGACGAGATCCGCTTCGGCGACAACGACCGTCTCGCCGCGCTGGTGGCGCACCTCGTGCGGGCCGACGTGCTCGTGTTGTTGACCGACACTGCCGGGCTGTACACCGCCGATCCCCGCATCGACGAAGGCGCGTCGTTGATCGAGGAGATCGTGGCACTCGATGCCGAGGTGAGCGCCGAAGTCGGGGGGGCGGGCACGCAGCGCGGCAGCGGCGGTATGGCGTCGAAGCTGGCCGCGGCTCGGATCGCGGCCTGGTCGGGCGTCCGCGCCGTGATCGCATCGGCCTCACGTCCCGGGGTCTTGGCCGACGCCGTGGCAGGCGAGGCAGGCGTCGGCACGATCGTGCGACCCCTCGACCGCCGGCTGCCGGCCCGCAAGCTGTGGATCGCGTTCGCGGTCGGCTCCTCGGGGACGGTGGTGGTCGACGAGGGCGCACGTCGGGCGCTCGTCGAGGGCAACCGTTCGCTGCTACCGGCCGGTGTGGTCGAGGTGCGAGGCATCTTCCGAGCCGACGAAGCGGTCGAGGTCAGCGGGCCGGACGGGTCGGTGTTCGCCAAGGGCTTGGTGCGTTGCGGATCCACCGACCTGGCCGAGATGGCGGGTCGTCACACCTCGCTGTTGCCGGCGGGCGCGCCGCACGAGGTGATTCACCGCGACGACCTGGTGGTGCTGCCCGAAGGCTGA
- the obgE gene encoding GTPase ObgE, with protein sequence MSGFVDVAQLNVRGGDGGAGCVSFRREAHVARGGPDGGDGGRGGDVWLVADRNVASLLAFRDHPHRRATNGTHGQGKKRHGGGGDDVDVHVPEGTVVTDREGSVLADLVQHGDRWLAARGGVGGQGNARFLANNRRAPAFAEQGELGEERWLGLELKLMADVALVGFPNVGKSTLISRISAAKPKIADYPFTTLEPNLGVVSMDDGIEYVVADVPGLIEGASEGRGLGHQFLRHVERARVLCLLLDLSPFATHPPTDQHEILLRELGAHRRELLDRPRLVVGSRSDLREDTDAPLPAGVELEVAAVTGQGVDRLRGRLADLVQTARQAEPVSDAIVVHRPEPDGIRVERIGERAWQVVGRPAERAVALNDLTRPDTLAFVQQRLRRLGVDRALARAGVRGGDIVTIGAFEFDFEPDEQVHEWT encoded by the coding sequence GTGTCCGGGTTCGTCGACGTCGCCCAACTGAACGTGCGGGGAGGCGACGGCGGCGCGGGCTGTGTGTCGTTCCGGCGGGAGGCGCACGTGGCCCGAGGCGGGCCGGACGGCGGCGACGGTGGCAGGGGCGGCGACGTCTGGCTGGTGGCCGATCGCAACGTGGCGTCCCTGTTGGCGTTTCGCGACCACCCGCACCGCCGGGCCACCAACGGGACGCACGGCCAGGGTAAGAAGCGTCACGGCGGCGGCGGCGACGATGTCGACGTCCACGTCCCCGAAGGCACGGTCGTGACCGATCGCGAGGGATCGGTGCTCGCGGATCTCGTCCAACACGGCGACCGGTGGCTGGCTGCCCGCGGCGGGGTGGGCGGGCAGGGCAACGCCCGGTTCCTCGCCAACAACCGGCGCGCACCGGCCTTTGCCGAGCAGGGTGAGCTCGGCGAGGAACGCTGGTTGGGGTTGGAGCTGAAGTTGATGGCCGACGTGGCGCTCGTCGGCTTCCCGAACGTCGGCAAGTCGACGTTGATCTCCCGCATCTCGGCCGCCAAGCCCAAGATCGCCGACTACCCGTTCACCACGCTCGAGCCCAACTTGGGCGTCGTGTCGATGGACGACGGCATCGAGTACGTCGTGGCCGACGTGCCCGGGCTCATCGAGGGCGCCAGCGAAGGGCGCGGGCTGGGCCACCAGTTCCTGCGCCACGTCGAACGTGCCCGGGTGCTGTGCCTCCTGCTCGACTTGTCGCCGTTCGCCACGCATCCACCCACCGATCAGCACGAGATCCTGTTGCGTGAGCTCGGCGCGCACCGGCGCGAGCTGCTCGACCGACCGCGCCTGGTCGTGGGCTCGAGGTCCGACCTGCGGGAAGACACCGACGCGCCCTTGCCTGCGGGAGTCGAGCTCGAGGTCGCTGCCGTGACCGGCCAAGGCGTCGACCGGCTGCGTGGGCGGCTCGCAGACCTGGTCCAGACCGCGCGACAGGCCGAGCCGGTGTCCGACGCGATCGTGGTGCACCGTCCTGAGCCCGATGGCATCCGGGTCGAGCGCATCGGTGAGCGGGCGTGGCAGGTGGTCGGTCGCCCGGCAGAGCGCGCCGTGGCGCTCAACGACCTGACCCGGCCCGACACGCTCGCGTTCGTCCAGCAACGGCTTCGTCGGCTGGGCGTCGATCGCGCCCTGGCCCGGGCCGGAGTGCGCGGCGGCGACATCGTCACGATCGGCGCTTTCGAGTTCGACTTCGAGCCCGACGAGCAGGTACACGAGTGGACGTGA
- a CDS encoding glutamate-5-semialdehyde dehydrogenase, translated as MTSPSSIAELGRRAKAASRRMAVASTAEKDAALSAAAGLLEARTRPILDANLVDIERARAEGVSATVIDRLRLDEGRVAGMADGLRQVASLADPVGEVVDGWTRPNGLQISRVRVPLGVVGIIYENRPNVTSDAAGLCLKSGNAAFLRGSSGAISSNLAIAGVLREAIESKGLPADAVVLVDDTSREAAVEFMQQRESIDCLIPRGGPSLIQSVLEHATVPYVIDGDGNCHVYVDAAADLEMAAAIVVNAKTQRPSVCNAAETLLVHREVAEKFLPAVAARLERVEIVGDDESRRLVPGAGAASEADWATEFLDLRLAVRVVDDLDQAIGHIGRYGSGHSEAIVTNSVRAADRFCREVDAAAVLVNASTRFVDGGEFGFGAEIGISTQKLHARGPLGLRELTTAKYVVRGDGQIRG; from the coding sequence GTGACCTCACCATCTTCGATCGCCGAGCTGGGCCGCCGCGCCAAAGCTGCGTCGCGGCGTATGGCGGTGGCGTCGACGGCCGAGAAGGACGCGGCCTTGTCGGCGGCCGCCGGACTGCTCGAAGCCCGAACCCGGCCGATTCTCGATGCCAACCTGGTCGACATCGAGCGCGCACGCGCTGAAGGCGTGTCCGCGACCGTGATCGACCGGCTGCGGCTCGACGAGGGCCGCGTCGCCGGCATGGCCGACGGCCTCCGGCAGGTCGCGTCGCTTGCCGACCCCGTCGGTGAGGTGGTCGACGGCTGGACCCGCCCGAACGGGCTGCAGATCAGTCGCGTGCGCGTGCCGCTCGGCGTCGTCGGCATCATCTACGAGAACCGCCCCAACGTCACCAGCGACGCAGCCGGTCTGTGCCTCAAGTCGGGCAACGCCGCGTTCCTTCGGGGCAGTTCCGGTGCGATCTCGTCCAACCTCGCCATCGCGGGCGTCTTGCGAGAGGCCATCGAGTCGAAGGGGTTGCCCGCCGATGCGGTGGTGCTCGTCGACGACACGAGCCGGGAAGCGGCCGTCGAGTTCATGCAGCAGCGCGAGTCGATCGACTGCCTGATCCCTCGCGGCGGGCCTTCGCTGATCCAGTCCGTTCTCGAGCACGCCACCGTGCCCTACGTGATCGACGGCGACGGCAACTGCCACGTCTACGTCGACGCGGCTGCCGACCTCGAGATGGCTGCCGCGATCGTGGTCAACGCCAAGACCCAGCGTCCGTCGGTCTGCAACGCCGCGGAGACGCTGCTCGTGCACCGTGAGGTGGCGGAGAAGTTCCTGCCCGCGGTCGCGGCCCGCCTCGAGCGCGTCGAGATCGTGGGCGACGACGAGTCGCGCCGGCTGGTGCCCGGCGCAGGTGCGGCCTCCGAGGCCGACTGGGCCACAGAGTTCCTCGACCTGCGGCTCGCCGTGCGGGTGGTCGACGACCTCGACCAGGCGATCGGCCACATCGGTCGCTACGGCAGCGGCCACTCAGAGGCCATCGTCACCAACAGCGTCCGGGCGGCCGATCGGTTCTGCCGGGAAGTCGACGCGGCGGCGGTGCTGGTGAACGCGTCGACCCGGTTCGTCGATGGTGGTGAGTTCGGTTTCGGAGCCGAGATCGGCATCAGCACCCAGAAGTTGCACGCCCGTGGGCCGCTCGGCCTGCGCGAGCTCACGACCGCCAAGTACGTCGTGCGCGGCGACGGTCAGATCAGAGGCTGA
- the murJ gene encoding murein biosynthesis integral membrane protein MurJ, whose translation MTDSPPTPTVENPAAGRGAAPSTGAPHSLLRSSAIVGVGTMLSRLTGMIRTLSAAFVLGGTVLADGYNLANTTPNMVYDLLLGGVLAATLVPVFVVHRETDNDAGTDAVVSVLVTGMVVLTAVALVAAPWIFRMYTWSAPGSDRVELTRVGVPLLRWFLPQILFYGLTAVGNALLNSRRRYAAAAFAPVLNNVMVICMFGSFWMLKARHQVPSVGVVAGDPALLALLGGGTTAGIAAMALVLWPAIRRAGIHLRWNFDLHNRAVRKVFGLSGWTLAYAFVNQVALAVVLALANRRPGDPTAYTYAFIFFQLPYGLFAVSLMTTIEPELSSHVARADAEGFRRQFSLGMRMLLLVMVPASIGSAVLAHPIVNALMGHGNYRKAAPVTGDLLLLFAIGMVGYTMYLYSLRMFYALRDTRTPFLLNVVENAVNIVLAVVFVFVFKWHAQGLALAYAIAYSIGAVLALSAARRRMVRFDGRRTVAAASRIIAAATAMGLAVAAVVRVIGPKDGFASLIPTVVGAVVGVAVYGSLATALDVEELRLVLGRVRRRTARI comes from the coding sequence ATGACCGATTCTCCGCCCACTCCCACCGTCGAGAACCCTGCAGCCGGCCGCGGCGCTGCTCCATCGACCGGCGCTCCTCACAGCTTGCTGCGCTCCAGCGCGATCGTCGGCGTGGGCACCATGTTGAGCCGGCTCACGGGCATGATCCGCACCCTCAGCGCCGCCTTCGTGCTCGGCGGCACGGTGCTGGCCGATGGCTACAACCTCGCCAACACCACGCCCAACATGGTGTACGACCTGCTGCTCGGTGGGGTGCTCGCGGCCACGCTGGTGCCGGTCTTCGTGGTGCACCGCGAGACCGACAACGACGCCGGCACCGACGCAGTGGTCAGCGTGCTCGTGACCGGGATGGTGGTACTCACTGCGGTGGCCCTGGTCGCCGCGCCCTGGATCTTCCGCATGTACACGTGGTCGGCACCCGGCAGCGACCGGGTTGAGCTCACGAGGGTCGGGGTCCCGCTGCTGCGGTGGTTCCTCCCTCAGATCCTCTTCTACGGCCTGACCGCCGTCGGGAACGCACTGTTGAACTCCCGGCGGCGCTACGCCGCTGCAGCGTTCGCGCCGGTGCTGAACAACGTGATGGTCATTTGCATGTTCGGGAGCTTTTGGATGCTGAAGGCCCGCCACCAGGTGCCGAGCGTCGGTGTGGTGGCGGGCGACCCGGCCCTGCTGGCCCTCCTCGGCGGTGGTACCACCGCGGGGATCGCGGCGATGGCCCTCGTGCTGTGGCCGGCGATCCGCCGGGCCGGCATCCACCTCCGCTGGAACTTCGACCTCCACAACCGGGCCGTTCGCAAAGTGTTCGGGCTGTCGGGTTGGACGCTCGCCTACGCGTTCGTCAACCAGGTCGCGCTGGCAGTGGTGCTGGCGCTTGCCAACCGGCGGCCCGGCGACCCCACCGCGTACACGTACGCGTTCATCTTCTTCCAGCTCCCCTACGGCCTGTTCGCCGTTTCCCTGATGACCACGATCGAGCCCGAACTGTCGAGCCACGTGGCGAGGGCCGACGCAGAGGGCTTCCGGCGACAGTTCTCGCTCGGCATGCGCATGTTGTTGCTCGTCATGGTGCCCGCGTCGATCGGCAGCGCCGTGCTCGCGCACCCGATCGTCAACGCCCTGATGGGCCACGGGAACTACCGCAAGGCGGCGCCGGTGACGGGCGACCTCCTGTTGCTGTTCGCCATCGGGATGGTCGGTTACACGATGTACCTGTACTCGCTGCGGATGTTCTACGCGCTGCGCGACACCCGGACACCGTTCTTGTTGAACGTGGTCGAGAACGCGGTGAACATCGTCCTCGCTGTGGTGTTCGTGTTCGTGTTCAAGTGGCACGCGCAGGGCCTGGCACTCGCCTACGCGATCGCTTACTCGATCGGTGCCGTGCTGGCGTTGAGCGCGGCGCGCCGGCGCATGGTGCGCTTCGACGGTCGGCGCACCGTGGCCGCGGCGTCGCGCATCATCGCCGCGGCGACCGCGATGGGACTGGCGGTGGCAGCCGTCGTGCGGGTGATCGGGCCCAAAGACGGGTTCGCCTCGCTCATCCCCACCGTCGTCGGCGCCGTGGTCGGCGTGGCCGTGTACGGATCGCTGGCGACAGCACTCGACGTCGAGGAGCTGCGCCTGGTGCTCGGCCGCGTCCGACGCCGCACCGCCCGCATCTGA